In Calliopsis andreniformis isolate RMS-2024a chromosome 9, iyCalAndr_principal, whole genome shotgun sequence, the genomic window TTCACGCGGCGACTAAGTATGTATGGAGCCGTACGATAAGTGTTAAACTACTCAACCGTTCAGCAAGCTGTGTTGGTAGATTCTCGTACGTATTTTCACCTGGAACAGCTGAACCTTGCGGTCAGCACGTGCTCTTCTGTCATCGTGCTATGACTTGCTGCATAGCCAACGACGTATTGCAATGTCCGAAAGCTAGCAATTCAAAAATGAGAAAAATGaaacattatttaaatatcgtATTCCTTGATAACATGCACCATATATTATGAAGTGCTTTTTTCATGGTGTACGATACACGAGATAACTTTCACGTAGATCGTATAGTATTAAATAAATCTACGCTGAAGAAGACAGTAAATCTTCCGTATGATTTATTTATACGTCATTTTCCGCAATTCGCGTAATTCAATCATTTCAAGTTCATTAAAAATAACAATCTCTTAATGTTTATTCTTCGAGCGAATGCTGACAAGCATGTTCGTGCAGGGAAGAAAGGGAATCGTAAACACAGAGTGATTGAGAACCACTTGTAGGAGGACAGCTGCGCTGTGAGCGCATCTGCTGTCGGTTGCGCGGGCACGCGCGCTTACATATCCTTATTCCTACGTTGGTACTATACTACTCTATATAGATGTACCACGGGTTCGAACGCATACGATACTCTCCACAATACAGTCTCCTCTGTTCCTCCTTATTTTCACCGTGTGCCATCGTTCCATCCTTTTTTCGGTTCGTCCCTTTCTTTTTCCTTtccttctttattttttttccgAACGTTCGCTTTTACCTTCTATCCATCCCCCTTCCCTGCACCCCTCTTTCCTCGCTTTAGTTCATTTCAGTTGGTTTCTTTTTTTCCCACCCCTCGAACTGCGACATCACAACGCTCGAATCCCGGTTTTCAACGAGTATACCTCCTAGCAAACGTCTTCTCCCGTTGTATTGGGGGTTGACGGACCGTCATCTTCTTCCCTTTAATACCGTGCCCGTGGAACAGGGGATTTACAATCCACGAGAGAAAGATAGAgatagagatagagagagagagagagagagagtagaaGGTCTTTACTCGTGTTTATGGCATATACGATGGCTATGGTTGGTTTCGAAAGCCCTTGCGCGCACCTAGTTCATAATACCTGCAGGGCTTACACGGGAACAGCAGGGCTTTCTACAGTACGTAGGCCCGTACACGATGCAGCTTGCCAGCCGGTACGTGTACCCGAAAATTCTCTTTGTCCTCATTGTCCGAAGATTTCCACTGTACGCGTTTACGATCCAGACCGTGCTTCctagaaaattgtcgattttcacTGGTCCGGGTTTCCCCATCTGCCTGCGTCTCGTTCGCTTTATTTCCTTTCTTCCTTCcctttctctgtctctgtcctcgtccctctctctttctctagaGCGCATACACGCGCACGGATACTCTTGCGCTCGTCTTACGAACACCCTTCTTACGGGATTTTAAGTTCGGTTGCTTTGTCTCTTTACATACCTGCGCCCTTGTTGAATCGAGTTTGACGAGACGGACAGCTTTCGTCGTAAAATTCTCCCGAAATTTGTATTCCTACGTTCGCATCGTGAATAAACGATAATGGAAATATAGTAACAGGTTTGTTTCGTAGATTGTTTCGAGTTCTTTTTGTGCTTGACACACAATGTGATAAGAGAAAACGAAGTTATATTATTGTGAGGACATTTATTTGGATTAGAATTCTTATTTCCTGATGTCTTTAAGTTTATCAATATGATAATACCAATTAAATGCGTCAGTTTTGAAATTGATTGTACTGAGACACCTGTCTAACTTAGAAGATTATGATTTTTCTTCTCTCTCGTTGTTTGTGTTATCTTTTCAGAGTACATATAAGAAAAGTCTCGTCGAACACCGACACATGCCACGGAGTGGCATCAATGTGCCGCATGTGCATCACACCGTAGGGCCCAGATGGCAAGCGTTGAATCCCTTGCTTAAATTTTAACCATAGTCGAATACCGCTGGCTCTTGAACCACCTGTTCTATGTGTAGATTAGGACTACCCGTAAAATTCTTTAATCGTTTAGAAATAtatgtttatagtaaataataccgAAGGAGGATGAATGTGACACTTTGTATTGTATAGGACTTGCGTGCTCGCGTGCTGTATATGTGTACATACAGGTACTGTGATTTTATTTCAAGGACATCTTATAATACTGATAATATGACtattaatataaattttttattcaaatatcGTATAAATGTGTGTACCTTCAACGATGAATGTAATTGGtactaattatatatatataataataattgaatacctggcttcttatgtttatgtttaatttgtcattttataaagTATTAAGAAAGCTAATATTGAAATATGTGTTTTAAAAACGGCTGTTCCAGGCGACGTTACGCTTTAGGACGGGTTTCAAAAGATCTTTGTTCCCGATGAGGAAGTGGATCCGTGGTTGAATGCAAACGTGTTCGTGTTTCGTGTATACGAACACTTTATATCGTGTGCAGCCGGAAGTTAACGTACGTAATGCTTCTGGGTGTGCCTATTTGTGCTATTTCTCGCTTCACTGacaaataaaaataatgtaGCTATTATCCGTGATTCAATATGTGTACCTGTAAATACAGTATTTTCTACTTCTACCAGATTTTCGAGCATCATATTCTGTGACATTCTTTAGTTTGTAATTCTGTAGTTTAAATATTTAGTCTCTAAActttaaacatttcaaaaagTTCGAAGTACCTAACGTGTAACTTGTTGATTTCGATTGGTTTGTTTATGACGTAACATCTGTGAAGAACCATCACCATTATCGATACGCTAGGTATCTGTTTTACGATTAATAAAAAGGCATGCATGTTGTTTATAAATAGAAACAACGAATATACTGTTCTTTTTTTGCATGTCACAAATCATTTGATTCAAAATGAGAGCACTATGAGTTGAAGTGTAATTTGCTTTTAATAATATAGaaacataaaaatgtttttgtgACATTACTCTAACAGTTAAATAGGTTTCTTTTCTATCGACTGTTGGTATTGTTGGTAAATGTTTACCAAAATGGGACTTGCCAAAAAGTGGGTCAGACCTTTCTATTTCTTAGAATTAATCTCTTCCAGTCTTTATAATGAAAGACACAAGAAGTAGCCCCGTTAATCTCGTCTGTAGTTTATATCGTCTTAACAAACATCTTGTTTGATGAAAATAATGCCACGTGTTAAGAATTAAAGAGACGTACTTAAAATACGAACCATGCGATTGATCGAATTTGAATCATAAATGtttgattaatgatttattttcctCTAATAGTCTCGATATTTTTTTTAGTTTATATTTGTAAAGTATACAAAAAATAATCATGGCCAAAATAAAGGACAATACTGTTAAAGTGGTGTTTATTTCTTTACTTCTGGATCTCTTAGCATTTACTATAATACTGCCACTGTTTCCAGCTTTATTAGATTATTATAAAGAAATAGAAAATGACCAAGGTTTGTACTTCAAAATCTTGCATTATATACAAAGCGCAAGAAAATTTTTTGATGCCCCTGATAAAGTCAGTACTGTATTATATGGAGGTTGGtttctttttccttcttttCAATTTACTCATGCATGTATACTAATATAtgaatataatttaatttttaggaTTCCTTGGTTCTATGTACTCCTTTTTACAGTTTTTGGGTTCACCAATAATTGGAGCATTATCAGACATTTATGGAAGAAAACCCTTGATGTTACTTTGTTTAATAGGCATTATGATGTCTTATTTATTATGGGcactttcttttaatttcactataTTTGTATTAGCAAGATTTATTGGTGGTATTAGTAAAGGAAATATTAGTTTATCCATGGCTATTATTACTGATGTTACATCTGAAAAAGAAAGAGGAAAAGCAATGGTACAGTTTAAAGGAATTAATGAAAGGACAAGCATGAAAGTGAACACAATTATAAACTAAAATTTTTCACTTTTTAGGCACTTGTTGGTATTGCTTTTTCCATAGGTTTTGTTGCGGGACCAATGATAGGTGCATTTTTTGCTTGGATCTCAAGCAATAATAGAGAAGGAGCTTGGTATATAATACCTGCTGTGTTTGCCCTTTTTTTGGCAGCAAGTGATTTATGTTTTGTTGTTTGCAATTTGAAAGAATCATTACCATCAAAACATAGAgtaacaatttttaaatctggCATCTCTAGAGCTTTTGCTTATATTAATCCCATAGATTTATTCCAGTTTAATGGAGTCTCTGGCTTGAATGTTCAAGGTGAATATTTGTTTATATTTTCACATCATAAATTCTTTAGACAGTCAGAAAAAAATTTGTATGTATTATTTCAGATAAGAAGAGTTTGCAAACGTTGGGTTATGCTTActtcatatatttatttatctatAGTGGTTTGGAATTTACTTTAACATTCCTGACTCATTACCTATTTGAATTTACAAGTATGCAACAAGGATGGATGTTTTTAGCAATTGGGTTGATTATGGCAATTTTACAAGGAGGTTGGGTACGGACAATTCCATCTAATAAAACAAAATCTACTGCAGAATTGGTaaagatttttaaaaattgcCACAAAGATTTGTATATTTGTTGACATCTTGTATATTGTATGAATATTTTCAGGGCCTATGGTTAATAATTCCAGCATTTGTGTGTGTAGGGATAGCAGATAGTTTGCTAATGCTATCTGTTGGAGTACTTTTATTTGCAATTTGTAAGTATATTATAATAGAACTATTCAAtgtattaaccctttgcactcagtTGTCCCTTCTAAGAGGACAAAATGAATGGTAAATAAGAACCTCGGAGTACAAAGGGTTAACAGAGGGAGATGAATTCCTTGATTGAAAGCAAATTTATTGACTGTGAATATAACATATTAACGTGAATGTAAACCAAGAAAATATAATtcgtaaaatatatttattatatcaatttattatataaataaattcgtctttagttattttaaaatgtatatttttaaaGATATTGAAGGTATTTCTAATCAAGGAATGACCCAGTTGATGGATTAAATGTTTATAAGAATAACAAAACATATTACACTACATTGTGTATTTTagctactgctatggttgtTACTTGTATGATGACGCTTGTAACACGAATTGGACCTGAAAATCAGAAAGGAGCGATAACAGGCGTTTTTCGTTCACTTGGAGCACTAGCTCGGGCTTGTGGACCCATAATTGCTTCCTCAGGTAAAAATGAAACTTACGAatgtttaattaaattaatatatcaAAATAATGTGTTTTATTTTAGCTTTTTGGTGTATTGGCAGCAAGGCAACATATCTCACTGGTGCAGTATTCCTTGTATTTCCACCTCTTATACTTCAGAGTATAAAATCCCTTTAAATaaggatattaaaaaattttatataagaatgttatatttatgcatgtgcatacatatatttattttcaaacaGTATTTTTGTATTCTCTGAAAAGCTTTTGATAATGTATTGTATAAGTATTTCCAAAAGTATTCTTTCTAAatattctttattgtattacatgttgttgcaataatatattttaaattataattgtaATTGTATATTTTCGAGCAAATATCTGTATATTCTTTCTTTCCTGTCATCGGTAAACCCTTTTCTAAAACATATCGCCATAGTATCATTTAAATTCACCGTGCTATCTTTTTACACATATTACATTTTCCTATGATTGAACGTTACACGTTCGGCAAACAGGATATGATGTAATGATAATGAAAACTGCCAATTGGCTAGTAATCAGTATTGAATAGTATGTGCGAAATAAGATCATTCGACAATATTCGCAGTGGTGTATCTGTTTTTATTATTAGCTAAgtacataaaaaataaaataaaaaactgaTTACTGATAAATATTGTTTGAAATTGAAGCGATATAGATAATCGCTATAGATTTCCATTTCCACGTAGTTGCTACGTTCCTGGGAAAATCATGGAACCGTCGCATGCGCAGTGGATCGATTGGTCACGTGATATGCCCTCTCCCCTTTACACCCGCGCCATTTACGGTAGGGAATTCTCGGAATTCCTCGTTCGCGGCACTCTGTCGTCGTCCGCGCTGATGGAAATAACGCAGAAGGGGGAAAAGTTATTGATGAGATTCGCGCGTGTGACCGGTCCCCGCGATCATTACGTTTACGATTATTACGCGGCAGACTGATTTTGATCGGTTCAGAGGTTACATTTTGAGTAAATTGTCAGAACTAAACAGATAGACAAAGTGAGAaacagagagaaagaaagataaCGAAATCTTAGCACAGATCCTAGTTGCTTTTGTCTTCGGACTAGCAGCAGGTGAGTGCATGTCTTGTAACGAACATCTTTTTCTTTCGCCCCTCCCGCTTATCTATTTACGCGTTACTGTGATACATCACGTTTTTCTTATTTGTTATCTTCGATGTCTTGCATTCTGTTTTCGTTCGATTCGATCAATTTATTAATAcgagaaataatttttaaattaatcgtAGAATTTTTTTCAGTGATCTTTAATTATTGAAGGACGTAGATCATTTTTGTATATAGTTAACTGTAGCTTAGAATTATGTGGACGTGTTTTCTTTCATCAAGAATTTTTCTGGTTCAATAAGTGAAAGTGCgttttcaaattttatataGAAATATCTGTGAAATTTTCTGTTGagtttgttttcttttttttttttttcgtgtaaaactgtaataatgaaaaCGCGCATTGTATTATTAATTTGTGGTTATATTCTTAATTTGTAATGATATAATGACATGTGCGATAAAAGTAATACTTTTATTTGTGCATTTTCTAAGCTGTTCTGTTGCAAGGAAAATTTACAATAATTGGTATTAGTAGATATTAGTTCCTTTTAAACTACTTAAATTTGTTTTCAGGGTAAagaatttataatataaatcaaaatgtcGCTGTGGGCAAAAGCACAGCAATTACCGCAAGATGCACTGCAACAAGTGCGGTCAGTTTACGGAGAACACTTTCCAATAGAAGTTCGACATTTTTTATCTTCTTGGATAGAAGAAAAGATGTGGTAAGGCCATTAAAAATAAGTagtaaatatttcattaaatattaatGAATTTTTAACGCACGAGTATTTGTTTTACAGGACCGATATTGAACCTGATAATCCACAATATGAACAGTACATATCTAATCTTGTAATATCTCTCATACAAGAATTGGAAACTAAAGCAGCTTCCTTAAATACAGATGATATGTTTTtgacaaaattaaaattaatagaagCTGCAAAAAATTTTCGTGTGAGTTTTTTTTACTAAATATTAAAGTATAATCTTAATAAATATAACGTAGACATGTTTATTTTTTCATGATTTAGCAAAGGTATACCCACAATCCAACAACGCTGTTTAGAATAATTAGACATTGTCTTGGAACAGAAATGAAGTTAGTAGCTCAAGTAGAGAATTTGGGAGGTGCTTTAATGAGTATGGCTGGAGGTAAagtaggattgattagtgacgcTGTTGCTGAAATAGCACAGCATGTTGAGTCTTTGCGACGTAGAACACAAGAAACAGGTGAAGACTTAAGAAAAATGGAGCAGGAACAAGAAGCATTTGCTATTAGTTACCATGAATGTACTAAATTGAATGCACATCTTCAACACCTTGCAACACAACCACAGAATCAACAAAATTTGGACTTAGAAAAAAAGATTAGGAGGTAAACTAATTTTTTCGTTTCTTCAAAATAAAAGTTCAACTATTCTTATTAGATCTacgttaaataaaaatattattgctATAGGCAAAAAGAACAACAAGAGCAGTTATTAAATCATAAAGTAGCTGGTCTAATGCAATTACGATTAACATTAGCAGACAAACTGAAAGATACTATATCCAGCTTAAATAGCTTACAGTCCAGAGTTCTGGATGATGAACTTATTAGGTAAAATATCTTTAAAATTTATGAGTTTTGATTTACTTAATTGCGATTTTCAAAGATACCGCATAATTGCACAAATTTTTTTTCAGGTGGAAAAGGGATCAGCAATTAGCGGGAAATGGCACACCTTTTAACAGTAACTTAGATACTATACAAGAGTGGTGTGAAAGTTTAGCTGAATTAATTTGGCTAAACCGTCAACAAATTAAAGAGGCACAACGTCTGAAACAAAAATTCGCTCTGGAACCACCGGGCATGCAAGACATTCTTCCTACATTGAATTCTCAAATTACTCAGCTTCTTAGTTCATTAGTTACTAGCACATTTATTATAGAAAAACAGCCTCCGCAAGTGATGAAGACTAATACTCGTTTTACGAGTACAGTACGTCTACTTGTAGGTGGAAAATTAAATGTTCACATGACTCCACCTCAAGTAAAAGTAAGCATTATTAGTGAAGCTCAAGCAAATGCTCTATTGAAGAGTGATAAATTGGCGAAAAACTGGGAAGCAAGCGGTGAAATTCTAAATAACACAGGAACAATGGAATACCATCAAGTAAGATAAACTACAAAATGTTTATGATTCATTATATTGTAAtacgtatttaaataataaatatggcTATAATTTTTAGGCTACAAGGCAACTCTCTGTAAGCTTTCGTAACATGCagctgaagaaaataaaaagggCAGAAAAGAAAGGAACGGAATCTGTTATGGACGAAAAGTTCTCGCTTCTCTTTCAGTCACAATTCAGTGTTGGCGGAGGTGAATTGGTATTCCAGGTTTGGACATTAAGTTTACCAGTTGTGGTAATTGTGCATGGGAATCAGGAGCCACATGCATGGGCCACAGTTACATGGGATAACGCTTTTGCCGAACCTGGAAGAGTACCATTCGTGGTACCTGATAAAGTTCCATGGAGTCAAGCAGCCGAAGCATTGAACGTTAAATTCAGATCAGCAACGGGTCGTTCA contains:
- the Rtet gene encoding major facilitator superfamily domain-containing protein rtet isoform X2; protein product: MAKIKDNTVKVVFISLLLDLLAFTIILPLFPALLDYYKEIENDQGFLGSMYSFLQFLGSPIIGALSDIYGRKPLMLLCLIGIMMSYLLWALSFNFTIFVLARFIGGISKGNISLSMAIITDVTSEKERGKAMALVGIAFSIGFVAGPMIGAFFAWISSNNREGAWYIIPAVFALFLAASDLCFVVCNLKESLPSKHRVTIFKSGISRAFAYINPIDLFQFNGVSGLNVQDKKSLQTLGYAYFIYLFIYSGLEFTLTFLTHYLFEFTSMQQGWMFLAIGLIMAILQGGWVRTIPSNKTKSTAELGLWLIIPAFVCVGIADSLLMLSVGVLLFAISTAMVVTCMMTLVTRIGPENQKGAITGVFRSLGALARACGPIIASSAFWCIGSKATYLTGAVFLVFPPLILQSIKSL
- the Rtet gene encoding major facilitator superfamily domain-containing protein rtet isoform X1 — protein: MAKIKDNTVKVVFISLLLDLLAFTIILPLFPALLDYYKEIENDQGLYFKILHYIQSARKFFDAPDKVSTVLYGGFLGSMYSFLQFLGSPIIGALSDIYGRKPLMLLCLIGIMMSYLLWALSFNFTIFVLARFIGGISKGNISLSMAIITDVTSEKERGKAMALVGIAFSIGFVAGPMIGAFFAWISSNNREGAWYIIPAVFALFLAASDLCFVVCNLKESLPSKHRVTIFKSGISRAFAYINPIDLFQFNGVSGLNVQDKKSLQTLGYAYFIYLFIYSGLEFTLTFLTHYLFEFTSMQQGWMFLAIGLIMAILQGGWVRTIPSNKTKSTAELGLWLIIPAFVCVGIADSLLMLSVGVLLFAISTAMVVTCMMTLVTRIGPENQKGAITGVFRSLGALARACGPIIASSAFWCIGSKATYLTGAVFLVFPPLILQSIKSL
- the Stat92e gene encoding signal transducer and transcription activator Stat92E, which gives rise to MSLWAKAQQLPQDALQQVRSVYGEHFPIEVRHFLSSWIEEKMWTDIEPDNPQYEQYISNLVISLIQELETKAASLNTDDMFLTKLKLIEAAKNFRQRYTHNPTTLFRIIRHCLGTEMKLVAQVENLGGALMSMAGGKVGLISDAVAEIAQHVESLRRRTQETGEDLRKMEQEQEAFAISYHECTKLNAHLQHLATQPQNQQNLDLEKKIRRQKEQQEQLLNHKVAGLMQLRLTLADKLKDTISSLNSLQSRVLDDELIRWKRDQQLAGNGTPFNSNLDTIQEWCESLAELIWLNRQQIKEAQRLKQKFALEPPGMQDILPTLNSQITQLLSSLVTSTFIIEKQPPQVMKTNTRFTSTVRLLVGGKLNVHMTPPQVKVSIISEAQANALLKSDKLAKNWEASGEILNNTGTMEYHQATRQLSVSFRNMQLKKIKRAEKKGTESVMDEKFSLLFQSQFSVGGGELVFQVWTLSLPVVVIVHGNQEPHAWATVTWDNAFAEPGRVPFVVPDKVPWSQAAEALNVKFRSATGRSLTEDNLRFLAEKVFRSGNTSGQDYSGLMLSWAQFCKEPLPERNFTFWEWFYAVMKLTREHLRGPWIDGYILGFVRKKQAEEMLANCASGTFLMRFSDSELGGVTIAWVGDQTEVFMLQPFTSKDFAIRSLADRVSDLQHLLYLYPDLSKDQAFSKYYTPFTENQSTSTNGYVKPFLVTHVPGWGGPVVGGQTPSHSSVVGVGNSGQSGPGGSYPATPSTMFQAHSPDPSVTRDTPSVASSYAPGLGQSSVGRANPDMDYGDLMGHGELPSIDENLNWDHLNGFSFSEFIQSYNAKPQ